Genomic segment of Anaerolineales bacterium:
TGTAGGAAGTGCGCAGCAGCTGCCGCCCCGGGGCGACGCCGGGGGAGATCACCGGATTGACGAACACGCCCTCGTCGAACAGCACCTTCCAGGAGAGGATCGTCTTCAGGTCATCGCCGAGGATGATCGGGATGATCGGCGAGACCGAATTGCCGATGTCGTATCCCATCCCCCGGTATTCCTTGCGCATCCGGTCGGCGATTTTGTTCAGTCGCTCGCAATGCTGCGGCTCGTCGCGCATGATGTGCAGGGCCGCCAGCGCCGCGGCCGCGTTGGCCGGGGGGATGCTGGCCGAAAAGATCAGCGCCCGCGCGTGGTGTTTGATAAAATCGATCACCGTCTCGTCGCCGGCGATGAACCCACCCAGCGAGGCGAACGACTTGCTGAAGGTTGCCATGATCAGGTCCACGTCCCCCGTCATCCCGAAGTGCGCGCCCGTCCCCCGCCCCTTGCCCACCACCCCGATCCCGTGCGCGTCGTCCACCATCAGCCGCGCGCCGTATTTCTTGACGATCGGCACCATCTCCGGCAGCGGCGCCAGGTCGCCCTCCATGCTGTAGAGCCCGTCCACCACCACCAGCTTGCCCTTGTCGTCCGGCAGCGAAGCCAGCACCCGCTCGAGGTCTTGCATGTCGTTGTGCTTGAAACGCTTGGTTTCCCCCCACGAAAGCTTCGCCCCGTCGACCAGGCTGGCATGGTCTTCTTTGTCGAGGATGACGTAATCCCCGCGTCCGACGAGGGCCGAGATCGTTCCCAGGTTTACCTGCATTCCGGTGGAAAAGACCAGCGCCGCTTCCTTGCCGACGAATTCGGCCAGCTCGTGCTCAAGCTGTTCGTGCATCTCGAGGGTGCCGTTAAGGAACCGCGATCCGGTGCACGACGTGCCGTATTGCCGGATCGCCTGCTCCGCCGCCTCCCGCACGCGCGGGTCCATCGTCAGCCCGAGGTAGTTGTTCGAGCCGCACATGATCAGCCGCCGGCCCTGGAAAACCGCCTCGGTCCCTTCGTTCCCCTCCATCGGGATGAAGTACGGGTAGAGCCCGGAGGCCTTCGCATCCTTGGCATCCGTGAAACGGCC
This window contains:
- a CDS encoding pyridoxal phosphate-dependent aminotransferase family protein encodes the protein MDIFEKCGRFTDAKDAKASGLYPYFIPMEGNEGTEAVFQGRRLIMCGSNNYLGLTMDPRVREAAEQAIRQYGTSCTGSRFLNGTLEMHEQLEHELAEFVGKEAALVFSTGMQVNLGTISALVGRGDYVILDKEDHASLVDGAKLSWGETKRFKHNDMQDLERVLASLPDDKGKLVVVDGLYSMEGDLAPLPEMVPIVKKYGARLMVDDAHGIGVVGKGRGTGAHFGMTGDVDLIMATFSKSFASLGGFIAGDETVIDFIKHHARALIFSASIPPANAAAALAALHIMRDEPQHCERLNKIADRMRKEYRGMGYDIGNSVSPIIPIILGDDLKTILSWKVLFDEGVFVNPVISPGVAPGRQLLRTSYIAAHTDAQMDRVLEVFRKVGKNLGMIQ